TGAGAGGGTGAGGGGGATGCCACCAGAACCAGCGAAGTTACAGAATTGGTTTGTGGGTGGGAGGCGATCCAAGTGGATATAGGATTACGGCAGAAAGTGAAGGGCAGATACTCAGTGGAATGGAGTAAGCTCCGTTTGGCATCTGGGCTTCCTCTGGCTGGGGCGCTGGCCTCTCTGGCGCTGCTCTCTCCATAGGTAACCAGTGCCCCTCATTCCTTAGAAGCAGGAGACGCTGTTCTTTGCATTTTGGCATTTTCACTGTTGAAACTGCTGATGATCCTACAGACAGAACAGCTCAGCTCAGTGTTGCTTAGATTTTTGTGACAAAGGCAAGTATCTGTGAGGGGTTGGGAAAGCAAAGAATCTATTAAGTCAGCGTTTATTCCCCAAAGCCAATGGTTAATTTTTTCCTCAAGCTGGTATgtggcttccttcttttttagtttGGCTACTTAGTATGGCTTTTTGCTTAATATGGAGAGCAGAGCCttaggacccctgggatcctaaACCACGTAGAAAACTGCGGGCTCGCATTGTCAGTACCGGGAGACCAGAAAAaccaccaaccaaccaaccaaccaaccaagctGCGAGCGGGAACTGGCTACAACTGTGTGTTTTAGGCTGACTTGATTTATGGAGCATTGGACGTTAGTTACATCAGTAATCAGGACAGTCACACAGAATATTCCATAGGTGATTCTTAGGACTTAGGCCTTAAGGAACAGTCCTGATAAAGGAGTCtggattctattttttatttttttaaagattgattgatttattcatgagagacacacacagagggagaagcaggctccatgcggggagcccgatgcaggactcggtccccggactccaggatcaggccctgggccaaaggcagacgctcaaacactgaaccacccaggcgtcccatttctTTCTTGCTGAGCAACTCATCCTGTAGCCAGGGCTGAGATGACCTGCTTTTGAAGGAAATTCCCAAATCCCCTGCAGGACTTTTCACAGGGAGTAGGAGGCACACGTGTCTGCCAGGTGCCGCCTGCGGGCACGTCACGGCCAGGTCTTGGCATCTCTCAGTCTCGCTTCCCTCTGAGCACTCCGCATTGACCTCTGTGTTGCAGGTTCTCGCCAGAAAACACGGAACTTCTTACGACTTTGGGACTACTGTACTTACAGGTAAGGAGGGAACCTTGACTCATTCATGCCCCAATGTTAGAAATGGTTTTGGGTTTGTGTGGATTGTGGCTTCCCTGCGATTTGATTGGACTGTAACACAACACATCTTACTCGAGCCTGTGAAGCGCAGGAACCTTCCTCTCCGCATCTGATATTCTCTGTCAGGACTGAATTCCCTGCATTAAATCAGAAGCAAACCAGTCAGTTTGAGGCTACTGCAGCTCTGATTCTTACCCACTTAAGGAAAAagcatatagggatccctgggtggcgcagcggtttggcgcctgcctttggcccagggcgcggtcctggagacccgggatcgaatcccacatcgggctcccggtgcatggagcctgcttctccctctgcctgtgtctctgcccctctctctctcactgtgtgcctatcataaataaataaataaataaaaaattaaaaaaaaaaatttaaaaaaaaaaaaggaaaaagcatatATGAGAAATaacgggggtggggagggaccttATGTCGTGGTGGGAGAAGCCTTGAGCCCCAGTGGGGCTTTGGGGCAGAGGCGGTTTCTGTTGCTCCTTCTTCCCAGCCAGGTCTCTGTCTGTCTGGAACAAGGAGTCTCCCTCCCCTCCACGTTTTCCTGCATGTGAATGGCATTCTTTTAGTGCCTGCAGTTCAGTTGTACCAGCCTGCGCCCGCCATatccctgtgccctccccaccctgcccctacCGGCTCCTCGGGGTCCCTCCTAGCTGACCCTGCAGCTCTGCCTCCAGGGCGGCCTttctgtctgttttgtttttctgggccTTCCTGGGCTTTGGCTTGGATGTTGGCCCCAGGGAAATGAGGCTAAGCAGCCCATTTTCTGCCAAGGAGGCATTAGTGTGGAACAGCAGAGCGTGCCAGAGGTGGTTTCTGGCAAACAGATACTTTGACCTTCAGGGGAAATCAACAAACATGgggatttttagttttcttttttttatctggtATCTGTAGCTTTTTTTATCATGACAACTGGAAAGCCCAGGCATTTCAGTTCAGGGTGTGGTTGGCCAGACTCCTTAACTGCTCTCTCTCCACTGATCTAATTCTCTGGTTTGCTTTTTCTCCAAGCTCGGCATTTACCAGAAGGCATTTGAACACCTTGGAAATGCGCTGACTTACGACCCTACCAACTACAAGGTATCATGGGCTGTCAAACCCCAGGGCCTTCAAATAGGTGTTCCTGCTGTTGCCAGAGGTGATCTGGCCCTAGAAAGCATTTTGGATACCCGAGAAATCACCTTTCTCTTAGGAAAAGTATAAATAGACACGGCCCTTAGTGTTAGCGCTCTGCTTATTTTCTACAAGCACATGTTTGCTGTCACAGGCCTGTCACGCAGTGAAGTTGTCGCACTGGTGAAGGTCCGTGTGTTACTCAGGAAGTGAACAAAGCTTCCACAGCTACTGTCCGAGGAGAATCTGGTGAACGACTTCTGGGTTCTTAATGAATCTGCAGGGATAACTCTTGTCCAGATAGGACTTTGGGGCGGGGATTGTGTAGCAGATGAATGTCGTGGAGGGAGATGCAGCCAAACAAGCTTTGACAAAGGGTGCAGACCTGGTCCTGTCTCTTCTGCCGCGGAAGACGTAGGCTGACGCCGCCGGCTCCCCAACGTGGACGCCTTTCCTCAGAGAAATGAGAGGGCTGGACCATGGAGGCCTCAAgatgccctcccccccccccccgccaggtggTGCCAGAAAAAGCTGGACCTTAAGTGGCCAAAGACAGCAGTTTATGAGTTGTGTGGAGCACTTGGGGTACCATGTAGGGGCCGCGGGGAACAGATGAGAGGCCGCTGTTGACTGAAAGGGCTTTGACTTTCTGAAATATTGACTTCCTTGACTAGAAGTAGGAAACAGATGAGCTAGGTAAAGTCACTgaccttttatcttttctttttctgcattgtGCAGCGAAAATGTGTGGGGACATTCCTCCTGAGAACTCGAATATGTTCTCTGTGGCCTGGAAGAAGTGTTTATTTCCTGTCCGTGTGATGGGCCTGCTGAGTGTCTACACCCAGAATGACTGCTTCACTGCTGCAGTTTTCTGGGAATGGCTTAGTTACCAGCTTTGCGTGTCCTGTGTTTTCAGGCCATCTTGGCAGCAGGCAGCATGATGCAGACCCATGGGGACTTTGATGTCGCCCTCACCAAATACAGAGTCGTAGCTTGTGCCGTTCCAGAAAGTCCTCCACTGTGGAATAACATTGGAATGTGTTTCTTCGGCAAGAAGAAATACGTGGCAGTGAGTGGCTTCCCGTCTTTCTCATTTGTGTTCGTCCACGCGGTCCCTGGGACTGCCCGGCTTGTTCCAGCCACTCGAGTGCCCCCTCTCTCCTGCAGGCTATCAGCTGCCTGAAACGAGCCAACTACTTGGCTCCCTTCGATTGGAAGATTCTGTATAATTTGGGCCTTGTCCACCTGACCATGCAGCAGTATGCGTCGGCCTTCCATTTTGTCAGTGCAGCCATCAACCTCCAGCCAAAGATGGGGGAGCTCTTCATGCTCTTGGCTGGTAAGAGACATCTGTGGGCAGAGCCCCTCTGTGGTCTTGTTGATGGAAAATGGTCTAGAACCATACGAGGCTGGTGATAAATGTCCCGTAGAAGCTGTTGCCTTGCAGATCCCAGATGAATGTCCTAGAGCTTGGAAAAGAAGAATATCTAGTTGCTTCTAGTTTGGGGGCATTTCACTCAGAGACCAGCAGGTTAAATCAAGATCATCCCTAGTTCATCTTTTACCAGTTGTTTTCCCTTGGCTTAACAATTCATTTATgtagaggaggggtgggggggcccaaCTAAGTTCCACATATGCTTGAGTGTGAAGAGCCTGGGCTTTAGGAGGGTCCTGCTTCCACTACGTACTGGGGGAAGGACCTCAGTGGGGTCTCTCAGTGGGGAGGGAGGATTACGTGATTAAATAACCAATGAAGATTATTGGTTTTGTTGTCATTACATAACTGGtctattattattaatgtgtTACTATAACATTAAAGTaccaattaatattttttctgggGGATATTTCTCCATATACTAGACTTAATAAATGTAAGCCTGAAAGCAGTTTCCACATTCTCATTGACAGTGTGGTCTTCAGGTGGGTTTTTTTAGATCATTATTGTGGGGTTCTTGTTTATAAGAGGAAGGCTGCAGAAGCACTTTGAATGGTGCTTAACTGGGGGTTGCCTGAATGCAGAGCCAGCTCCATTCTGATGGGGATGCAGGGCTAACAGCCCTACTGGGAGGCAGGAGCAGCATTTCTGACTTAACGAAGTAGATTTGGCCTTCGCTACATGTTGAAGGCTTAGCTGGAATTCACTGGCACAGCGTGGCTGAAGAGCTAGGAGCAAAGGCCAGCAGCCAGGGAGCTGCACGGTGGCCGTGcagtgagtggggtggggggtgggggtggagcacAGGTCGGGGAGGAATCAGGAAAGAGGGCCTGGGGTCAGCCACATCACGGAGGGCACGAGTGGAAGGGCTCTGGCCTTTATCCTAAGTCTTTTATCCTAGAGGCTGAGGTTTTCCAACTGTATTCCTGGATCTCCCCTTTTGCGTCTGATAGAAGTGAGCACGTGGCTGGCGGGGGGAGGTGGAGTGGACCCGGCTTCCGGAATGgctctgttttgctttgttttatagaAGAGGCTTCCAGAAAACACTGATTAAAAAAGAGAGCACGTTCTGTTGCTAACAGCAGTTTAAAGATCATGGTTATGGGTAATGGAGAAGCAGGGAGGACTCTTGACTCAGGTGGTGACATGGTCAGATGGGTTTGTAAGTCAGGACAAGGCCCAGCGGCTTTGTGGCAGGTGGGGACAAAATGACACGCCTGAAACAACTTGCACCTGAACAAGAGCAGTGTCACAGGGCTCGGCCACAGCTGACCGCAGGGAGGGATCTGGGGAGGGACCGTCGGAGCAGATGACACGGGGCACCGGCTGTGGCTCCAGGAGCCGAGAGGGCAGAGGAGGACTGCAGTTTGGGGGCTGGGCGGCCGGTGGTCTTGAAACATTCCTTTTGCCTTCTACGCTGGGCTCTCCAGCCGCGGTGCCCTCTTTCTTTGTTGCAGTGGCTCTGACCAACCTGGAAGACCCGGAGAACGCCAGGAGAGCCTACGCGGAAGCGGCCCGTCTGGACAGGTAAGCCGCGGGCGGGCCACCAGGGGGCGCCGCAGCCCCGGTGTGACCCGGGCTCTTGCTGAGAGGCTTCCAGCCCGAGGTTAGGGGTCCAGAGGCCAGAGGAGGAGCCCGGGCTAGGGGAGCAGCAGGTGGGACTCTGAGCTTAACCTTCCGACAAACTGAACTCCCCGGGGACTTCCTCCCCTGGTATCTGCCCAGCGGCGGGGGGCCACCCTGGTGGCCTGCTGGGGGCCAAGGTGACAGGCTTGCTCCCCTGCCCCCGGCTTTGCTGCCTGGCATGTACCTCCTGGACCCTCCTCCAGAGGTGCGTGCAGCAGGTGTTCTCAGCTCGCCGTCCTCGCGAGGAAGGAGTTTGCTCGGCCCGGGTTTGTGTTTCGGGCGTGGAAGGCCCCGAGCGAGCCCCGCCTGCGCAGCCTAAGCCCCACAGGCTCCTTCTGCCGCAGGTGTAACCCTTTGGTGAACCTGAACTATGCGGTGCTCCTGTACAACCAGGGCGAGAGGAAGGGCGCCCTGGCCCAGTTCcaggagatggagaagaaaatCCGTCTGCTCAAGGACAGCCCCTCTCTGGAATTTGACGCAGAGGTGTGTCTTTTTATTAGTGCCCAGGAGGCTGTGCGGGGATGAATCAAGCCCAGATAATCCAAATCCAAAGTATTCTGAAGGTTCATGCCCATTCTGGCTTTGGTGTTCCTGGCGGCATGAAGTCTTCAGTAACAGCCTAAggaaaactcccagaagaaaacagtaaGAGGAAATTCAGGCTGAGTTAGCTTATTGATGTAGCACAGCGGAGTTGAGGCCTGGGTCCCTTTGCAGCTTCCTCCCTGTCTCGCACCCTGTGATGCGCCAGACTGGAGTCGTGGGGTTTGAGGTCCTGTATGCGTCCCCTCGCGGCCCCTAAGGGGAGTGCGTATTCTCTGCTGCTGGAGGAGGAGCTCCTTGCAGTAGATGCTTCCTCTCTCAGATATCAGCAGACAGGATTTCAGACTCCCAGGTGAAGGCCTAGGAAGAAGGAGGTAGGCTGGTCTCTGCCGGTGGGATATGTGACTCCATTTTCTCTTCCCATGTGGGCCCAAGATGGTAGAGATGGCCCAGAAGCTGGGAGCTGCCCTGCAGGTCGGGGAGGCGCTGGTCTGGACGAAACCAGTTAAAGACACCAAGTCAAAGCACCGGAGCGCTTCAGCCTGCAAAGCTGCCAGTTTgcagcagcccctgggctctAACCAGGCTCTGGGACAGGCCATGTCGTCGGCAGCTGCGTACAGGAAACTCCCATCAGGTAGGCGGCTACACGCAGCCCTGAGTCCTCGTGGGTTTGGGCCACGTGTGCCAGCAGAGGGATTGTGGCTCTTGGCGAGGCCTACACTTCTCAGACTCAGAACGCCTGTAAGCAGGGCTTCCTGGAAGGGGAAACTGCCATATGCCGGCCAGATTGGCACTTGCTTTCTTAGCCACGCTGTGCACTAGGGAGCGGCTACTGGCAGGCTTCTCGAGCGGTTGAAACACTGGGGCTTGACGA
This region of Canis lupus baileyi chromosome 32, mCanLup2.hap1, whole genome shotgun sequence genomic DNA includes:
- the BBS4 gene encoding BBSome complex member BBS4 isoform X1; the protein is MPYCLSQPGAPDFKRTQFPASAESQKPRLKKAQEFPILEKQNWLIHLHYIRKDYEACKAVIKEQLQETQGLCEYAIYVQALIFRLEGNIQESLELFQTCAVLSPQCADNLKQVARSLFLLGKHKAAIEVYNEAAKLNQKDWEICHNLGVCYIYLKQFDKAHDQLHNALHLNRHDLTYIMLGKIHLLQGDLDKAIEIYKKAVEFSPENTELLTTLGLLYLQLGIYQKAFEHLGNALTYDPTNYKAILAAGSMMQTHGDFDVALTKYRVVACAVPESPPLWNNIGMCFFGKKKYVAAISCLKRANYLAPFDWKILYNLGLVHLTMQQYASAFHFVSAAINLQPKMGELFMLLAVALTNLEDPENARRAYAEAARLDRCNPLVNLNYAVLLYNQGERKGALAQFQEMEKKIRLLKDSPSLEFDAEMVEMAQKLGAALQVGEALVWTKPVKDTKSKHRSASACKAASLQQPLGSNQALGQAMSSAAAYRKLPSGAGATAQPTKPPSLPLEPEPAAGAQPTEAPAQIRETQE
- the BBS4 gene encoding BBSome complex member BBS4 isoform X3 yields the protein MLGKIHLLQGDLDKAIEIYKKAVEFSPENTELLTTLGLLYLQLGIYQKAFEHLGNALTYDPTNYKAILAAGSMMQTHGDFDVALTKYRVVACAVPESPPLWNNIGMCFFGKKKYVAAISCLKRANYLAPFDWKILYNLGLVHLTMQQYASAFHFVSAAINLQPKMGELFMLLAVALTNLEDPENARRAYAEAARLDRCNPLVNLNYAVLLYNQGERKGALAQFQEMEKKIRLLKDSPSLEFDAEMVEMAQKLGAALQVGEALVWTKPVKDTKSKHRSASACKAASLQQPLGSNQALGQAMSSAAAYRKLPSGAGATAQPTKPPSLPLEPEPAAGAQPTEAPAQIRETQE
- the BBS4 gene encoding BBSome complex member BBS4 isoform X2; the encoded protein is MAEERLATRTQFPASAESQKPRLKKAQEFPILEKQNWLIHLHYIRKDYEACKAVIKEQLQETQGLCEYAIYVQALIFRLEGNIQESLELFQTCAVLSPQCADNLKQVARSLFLLGKHKAAIEVYNEAAKLNQKDWEICHNLGVCYIYLKQFDKAHDQLHNALHLNRHDLTYIMLGKIHLLQGDLDKAIEIYKKAVEFSPENTELLTTLGLLYLQLGIYQKAFEHLGNALTYDPTNYKAILAAGSMMQTHGDFDVALTKYRVVACAVPESPPLWNNIGMCFFGKKKYVAAISCLKRANYLAPFDWKILYNLGLVHLTMQQYASAFHFVSAAINLQPKMGELFMLLAVALTNLEDPENARRAYAEAARLDRCNPLVNLNYAVLLYNQGERKGALAQFQEMEKKIRLLKDSPSLEFDAEMVEMAQKLGAALQVGEALVWTKPVKDTKSKHRSASACKAASLQQPLGSNQALGQAMSSAAAYRKLPSGAGATAQPTKPPSLPLEPEPAAGAQPTEAPAQIRETQE